Within Armatimonadota bacterium, the genomic segment TGCATTGTTTGTGAATCGGATAGGTCTCAGACGTGACCTCGCGAACATTTTTAGTTAGTGCAGAGCGCAATTTTGGGTATCCTGATATCGACTTCGTGTTTTCTGAGCCACACGCAATAGGAGGTGCCCCGATGGCAACATTTGTAGATTTTAGAACGCCTTTGAAGGTGGAAGCATATCTGGATGATATCATCTTCCCCTGTTCCCGCTATGAAATCCTGCGCTGCGCGGAGGAAAACGAAGCCCCCGACGCGATCCTCGACGCGATAGAAAGCCTGCCCGAGCGCAGATATCGGGACGTCAAAGAAATTCTCGGCAAGTTCGAAAGAATATAATATCTGAGATTTTATATTGAATATTTGTATTTATACGATGGTCTGGGATCTGAAGCTTGATCCCAGACCATTTTTTGAATGGGTGAATTCTTAGTTTGCTGTGCGGGCATACTTACGAATAAATATAATTAATATACTGCTTGACATAATCAATATAGAACGGCATAATAGCTTAACATACTTAATGCTGGAGGGTCCATTTTGGCTGAGGAATGGTATGAACTTACCAAGATGACGAATGGCGCAAAAGTGCTGGTCGAACGGGTAAGAATTGCAGACAAAGACGTTGCCATAGAAGGCAGCTTCGAGTTGCCGCCACTGGCGAACCTATCGGCAGAGGATCAAGTCTTTGTAGCGGCATTTGTCCGCTGTCATGGTTCAATCAAGCAGATGGAGCAGACGTTTGGCGTAAGCTATCCCACAATAAAATCACGTCTGAACCGTATTGGTGATGAACTAAAGTTCATTGAAGTCGCCTCACCCGTATCACAAGATGAAGTTCTCGCAAGACTCGACCGTGGTGAAATATCGGTCGAAGAGGCATTGGAGATGATGAGACGATGATACCGCCTATACTGCTCCGGCTAAAGATCGGCAAGCGGCGTATTGTTGTTCCACTATTCCTGTTATGGCCTCTGGCAATACTACTGGCACCGATAGCCATTATCATATGTATCACCCTTGCCATATGCAACCGGCAAGCGAGGTACCTGACACTCTTGCATAAGCTCTACATAATGACCTGCGCATTACGCGGTCTGGAGATCGACGTTAAAGATAAAGAAGATGTGGTTTTAATTTCTATTAAATGAGGATGATTAAAATGAATGACGAGAACAAACAGATTCTAACCATGCTTGCAGAAGGTAAGATTTCCGTTAGCGATGCTGAACGCTTGCTCGATGCGGTCGATTCTTCGAAAGATGTGCAGGCAACAATCGAACAGCCCGCGAAGGCAAAGCCAAAATACCTTTGTGTCGTAGTCGAAGGTGATGACAACGTAAATATTCGTGTGCCGCTTCAATTGCTGTATGCTGGAATGCAATTCACGTCTCTGATTCCTCGACAGGCTAAAGAAAAGATAGAGGGCGAACTGGAGAAGAAAGGTATCGATTTCGATTTATCGAATATGAAGCCGGAGGCTATCGATGAGATAATCAACGCATTCGGCGAGCTTGAGATAAACGTTGACGACAAAGATGGCGAACATGTAAGAATATTCTGCAAATAGCTCTTTATCCGGGCGCGATACCTAAGTAATATACGGCCTTGAACTTAGTCGCGCCACAGATAATCCAACAATATCAGATTTCTACACAATATATTTCATAAGGCTGCGTCTAGTATAGTATACAAACATTGTCCTCTCAACTGGCTATGACATGGGCATCATAAGGGGTGGTATTATGAACAGATATCTGATCGCACTAACCGCTCTACTTATTCCGGCAATTCCCATGTGCATTCCTGCATTTGCACAGGATACTCAATCCGATCAACCTGCGGCTTCAAGCACGGATACATCTATCAGCACTTCTACGGCGGCGACATCCACGGATACTTCTGTAGACGCTACAGCCAAAGACAAGGACCGCGAAGAGAAAGACCGAAAAGAAAAAGAAAAAAAGGAATATGAAGCACGTATTGAGGCCGAAAAACGTGAGCGTGTTGAAGACCGGGAACGCAGACATGATCATCATGATGATTACAACAATGGCGATACACACGGATCAGTCTACCAGGGTCTGGGGTTCTTTGGCGGGTCTTTTGAAAAATCGAGCGTGAGTCTGCTTGTAGCTCCATCAGGCCGCATAGACAAGTCTGCCATAGGGCTGCAATGGATTGGTAAACATAAGCTCGGAATTGCAATATGGGCTTCTGGTGATGTTGACCAAGATGACGATGTTATTGATGCCTATATTCCGCACAATGACTACTATACCGAGAGCAAGAAGGCTTGTTACTCATTCGAGGGACTTTGTTGCCTTGGATCAGATAAGTCTGCGCTGATATTTGGCGTTGGGTTCGCAGTAGAAGAGACTACGTATACTGATGTCTCGAATGTTACCGGCTGGAGATGGAAAGGTGGAGAAGACTACAATGCGAGGCCTGCTGCTCAGATCGGATACCGGGCAATTATTGCGCAGAGATTCGGCATTCAATTCGGATATGATACCAGCCAGTATGGATATTTCGGGCTGACTGCGAGTTTCTAGAATTTTTGTGTGTAATATCCGTGTGGTATAATACTCAAGGAGGATGCAGCATATGGCTATAGTCATACGAGCACATTTTGACGGAAAAGCAATTATACCGGATGAACCCGTGGATCTACCGGTCAACCAGCCTCTTGAATTCGAGTTGAAAGAGGAGCCTGCGCACCTAGCCTGGGACTCTGACAAAGCTACAAAAGCCTGGGAACAACTCAGATCTCATGCGATTCCAGGTTTGCATATTACCGATGTTTCACTTATGCGCGAAAGCTTGTATGAGGATCGCTTGTGAACTTCCTGGTGGATACAAATGTCTTGCTCAGGCTTCGGGATCAGGATAGTCCACATCATGATGGATGCGTGTCTGCATTGGAAACACTCAGAAATCGTGCTGATGTAATGTACATTTGTGCGCAGATCATTGGCAGGCAATTGTGACAAACAACAATGTAAATGGCAAGCAGGCACACGATGCGAGAATAGTTGCACTAATGTTAGCGCATGGCATTACGCATATACTCACACTAAACCCCGGAGATTTCAGTAGATATACCGGCGTCACACCTGTCACCCCTAATGAAGTAAACCTTATATAGAGGAGAGGCACTGACATGCCAAGGGAAATTGCTAAGGACACACCCGATGTCGGTCTCGACTCGCTTGACTGGGCTGTCTTGGAAAGCAAATATTCCGTAACGTTAAGAGAAAAACTCTCGTCTCTGCCCACATCGCCCGGGTGCTACCTGATGAAGAACGCATCGGGTGAGATTATATATATCGGCAAGGCAAAAGTACTGCGCAACCGCGTGCGGCAGTATTTCCAAAAGGGCACGGACCACACAAGGCGCATCCGCCGCATGGTTGGTGAGATTGCCGACCTGACGTGGATCGCGACCGATTCCGAACTCGAAGCATTCATCCTTGAATCCAACCTCATTAAGAAGCATCACCCCAGCTACAACGTCCGCCTGCGCGATGACAAGAGTTACCCTTATATCGCGATTACACTCAGCGACGAGTGGCCCAGGGTAGAGTTCAGGCGCAAACTCAGGATGAAACCAAAAGAGCAGGACAAATATTTCGGCCCATACACGGATTCTGAGGCCGTGCGCGATACGATGCGTCTGATACGGCGAGTGTTCAGGGTTCCATGCGGCTTCAAGCACCCTGAGACGTCAAAAGGCAAAGCGTGCATGTATTATCATATCAATCAATGCACAGGCGTCTGCGCGGGCAAGATTACTCACGATGAGTATATGGCCGTAATTGACGATGTAATGGAGTTTCTGGCCGGTAAGCGTGAGAATCTTGTGAAAAAGCTTCTTGCTCAGATGGAAGAGGCCGCAGAAAGACTCGAATTCGAGAGAGCTGCACGGATCAGGGACCAGGTTCAGGCGATCCAGACTCTGGTCGCGCGACAAAAAGTGATCTCGACCGCGCTTGAAGACCAGGACGTGATTGCGATGGCTGCAGACGGATGCAACACTCTGGCCGAGATGTTTTTTATCAGGGGCGGCAAGCTGATAGGTCAGGAACACTACCTGCTGGAGAACGCGTGCGAAGATGACCTGAATGAGAGCCTGCGAGAGTTTATAGACCAGCACTATACCACTGCTCCATATATTCCGCCTGAGATATTGGTTAATGTGGATATAGCCGACCTTGACATGACCGAGAGCTGGCTCAGGCAAAAGAGGGGAACCAAAGTCACTGTCCACTGCCCCAAGCGCGGCGAACGCAGGCAGCTTGTCGAGATGGCAAAGAAAAATGCCGACCTTGTCCTGAAACAGATCAAGCTCAAGATGTCGACTGACGAGTCGCGTATAAATGATGAACTCGGCACTCTGCAGAGCGCTATCGGCCTACCCACCATGCCTCACCGCATTGAGGCATACGATATTTCCAACATCCAGGGATATTATACGGTCGCGTCGTTAGTCGTGTTCGAAGACGGCCAACCGAAAAAGGCACACTATCGCAAGTTCAAGATCAAGCAGCACGATGGCAAGCCCGATGACTATGCTTCCATGAAAGAAGTGGTCGCGAGAAGGCTTACAGGTAGCCTGCGCAAAACCCAGGCATTCACTGAACTGCCTGACCTGATGCTCATTGATGGCGGCAAAGGCCAGCTTAATGCTGCGCTGGAAGTAATAAGAGAGAGTGGAGAGTGGAGAGTGGAGGGTGGAGAGCCGGATGTGCCGCCGGTGGTCGGGCTGGCGAAGCAGCACGAAGAGATATACAAATCCGGCAGGCCGGACCCGATTATTCTGCCGCGAAACTCCAAGGCGCTGCATTTGATCCAGAGAGTGCGTGACGAAGCGCACAGATTTGCCGTATCATATCATAGAAACCTTCGCGGCAAGACCATGCGCGCATCAGTCCTCAATGACATTCCGGGCATCGGGCCGAAACGTCGAAAAGAGCTGATGAAGCACTTCGGGTCGGTAGAGAAAATTATGGATGCGTCAATTGAGGATATCGCCGATGTTCCGAATATGGGAAAATCGGCTGCGGTGGCTGTATACGATTACTTTCACAGGGAGAATGAGCAGTGAAATATTATTGCGTTCTCAAAACAAAGCTGGGCTTTATAGCGCTTGCAGGAATCGACGGCAAACTCACACACTCCACTCTGCCTAAGTCGACGCGTGAATCGGCACTTGAGTCTCTTGGTGCAGGAATAGGCAGTTCGTTTGTTGAAGACTGTGATGCGTTCGGTGATTTGCCCGGCAAACTTATGGATTACGCAAACTGCAGGCAGGTTGATTTCTCGGATGTGCAGGTTGATCTGAGCGGATACGGCAAATTTCATGCGGCTGTGCTATCGGCATGCCGGAACGTGCCTTACGGTGAGTTGACGACCTACGGCGACCTCGCGGCTGCAGCGGGATCGAAGAGAGCGGCCAGGGCTGCGGGAAGCGCAATGGCCTGCAATAACATGCCGATAATAATACCGTGTCATCGTGTTATCGCTTCCGGTGGGCGTATAGGCGGGTTCTCTGCCGGTTTGGAGTGGAAAAGAACTTTACTCAGGCTTGAGGGTTGTGATGTATGTTCAAAAGATGGCTGATTGGAATCGTAGCGATACTGGTCACCGTATGGGTCTTGAAGCAGCTTCCGCCGATCTTCAACATTAGCTGGAAGTCGCTGTGGGGACCGGTTGTGTTTGTGCCTGTTTTGGCGATTACAAACGCAATATTAGGCACTATTCTGAAAATAATCTCTGCACCTGTAAGCTGCCTGACACTGGGGCTTTTCGGGTTTGTCATTAACGCTGTTGTCTTCTGGCTTGCGGGAACCGTTACGGGTGCGCATATGGGATTTGTAGCTTCGTTGGTCGGGTCGATTCTATACACTATCATATCGGCGCCGCTCAACTCTGCGCTCAAGGAGAAAGAATAATTTGGACAGCAAAAAACAACTGGTCATAGTTACCGGGATGTCAGGTGCGGGAAAGTCGCTTGCGGTCGCAACATTCGAGGATCTCAACTTTTTCTGCATAGATAATCTCCCCCCTCCACTGCTTCCGAGCGCAGTGGATCTCTGGAAATCACCGAAGAATCCTGAGAACATTGCAATAGCGATCGACGTGCGTGCGGGTCAGTTTTTTAAAGATTTCCTGCCGGTGTGCAAAGATATACCTAAGAGCCGGATCGAAGGTTTTTTGCGGCCAATCATACTCTTTCTCAACGCTAGTGATGGTGAATTGGTAAAGAGGTTCAAGGAGACGCGCAGAAAGCACCCTCTTGTGACCAATGAGAGAGGAATTCTTGAAGCAATCAAGCTGGAACGAGAGATGCTTGCCGATTTGCAGGAACAGGCCGACAAGATCATCGATACAACCAACCTGGAAGCTGAAGGCCTTCGCCGTCTGATAAGGCAGTTTTTTGGCCCGGCCACCGCTCAGGAAAGATTGATGATCGCCGTCGTATCGTTCGGGTTCAAGCATGGAGTGCCGTTGGACGCTGATGTGGTTTTCGACGTCAGGTTCCTGGCGAACCCCTTCTGGGTGCCCGAACTTCGTGACAAGGATGGTACAACTCCCGAAGCGCAGCAGTATATTCTTTCTGATCCGCTCACTGAGCCTCTGCTGGAAAAATTATTTGACCTCGTGGAGTTCAGCATACCTCAATACGTCAAAGAGGGTAAAGCGTATCTGACGATTGCCATAGGCTGCACCGGCGGCAAACAGAGGTCGGTCGTAGTCGCCAATGAACTGGCCAAATTCCTCACGAGTTCCAATTATGTAGTGAGAGTGGAGCATAGAGACCTTCATCAGGTGCGGGGGCAGACTGATGCGCGTTAAGTCTATTATGAGCAACCTGAAATGGCTCTATCCGGGCATGAAGGTCAAGCGGTGGCTGATGCTGGTGCCGGTAGGCGTGACGGCCGTCATCGCGGGTGTAGTTTTGCTGCTCAATATGCATATCGTGGACCTGCTGGGGACGGTCGGCACGGAGGCATTCCGCAGGTTCGGAGTCAGGCTAGATAAACCGGGCGTGCAACTGCCTCTCGGCAGTGGAATGATCTTTGCCGGGTTGATCCTGATCTTTGCGAGCCTGCGTCAGGTGGTCAGGTCAATTACGAGTGTCGTCAGCCCTGAGGCGCAGGGTAAGCTCGCCGATGTGATCTTCCAGAGACGGTATCTGGCGCAGGGGCATCGAATTGTAGTTATCGGAGGCGGCACCGGCCTGTCGACCATGCTGCGTGGTCTGAAGCAGTATTCGAGCAATATCGTGGCGGTGGTGACTGTGACCGACGACGGTGGCAGTTCGGGCCGTCTAAAGGAGGAGATGGGAATTCTCCCGCCTGGAGATATAAGAAACTGCCTGGTTGCGCTCGCGGATGCAGAGCCGACCATGACCAAGCTCTTCCAATACAGGTTCAGCCAGGGTGATAATAGTTTTGAAGGCCATTCGTTCGGCAATCTGCTTATTGCGGCAATGACTCAGATCACCGGTGATTTTGAGAAGGCTATCAAGGAAACGAGTCAGATCCTCGCTATTCGCGGTCTTGTCCTGCCCGCCACGACCGACAGGGTCAGGCTCCAGGCTGAGTTTGAGGACGGTTCATTCGTCGAAGGCGAGACAAATATCACCAAAACGCCCGGCGCTATAAAATATATGATGCTGCATCCGTCAAACGCAAGCCCGCTTGAGGAGACTCTGCATTCGATCGAGCTTGCGGATGCTATTGTGCTGGGCCCGGGCAGCGTCTTCACCAGCATCGTGCCGAACCTGCTTGTGGGCGGTATACCCGAGGCTATAGAGAAGTCGGAAGCGGTAAAAATATACGTGTGCAATGTCATGACCCAGCCCGGCGAGACTGATGGATTTACTGCATCGGACCACGTGAGAGCGGTCGCGCGGCATTCGGAGTGCCGGGTCTTCCAGCACGTGCTTGTAAATCAGGAGAGGCCTACCAATGAATTGCTTGATAAATATGCGCAGGAGAAGCAGTATTTTGTCGAGCCGGACATCGCCGAAATCCGCGATATGGGCTACAAGCCGATTGTCGGCGACTATATCAGCCAGACGGATGTCGTTCGACATGACCCGGAGAAGCTGGCTGAAGCTATTATCAAGTTGTCCTATTAGGGGAGTGGAAAGCCGTAGGCCAACGCAACACCATATGTTTGGGCGCGATATCCGATCGCGCCCGAAACAGAATCCCCGCAATTTCAGATTGCGATTACGGACGATAGAGAATCGAGAGAACAGCATTGCCAAGACATGATGTAATTCTTGCCTCTGCCTCGCCACGGCGCGAGGAACTGCTCGGGTTGATATTCAAAGAGTTTTGGGTCATGCCCAGTGAGTTTGACGAATCGACAGTTCCACATGACCTTCCGCCCAATGAACAGGTGATGTACTCATCGCTTATGAAAGCCAGAGATGTAGCCGCGAAGAACCCAAAATCGCTCGTTATAGCTGCCGACACGATTGTAGTTGTCGATGAAACTATACTCGGCAAGCCTTGCGACAGGGCAGACGCTGCGCGCATGCTCAAGCTCCTCAGGGGAAGAACGCATCAGGTCTATACAGGTATCGCGATAGTCTATTGCGGAGATGAACACAATGCGTTCGAGTGCACTGATGTAACATTCAGCAACCTGAGCGATGAGGTCATATCACGTTATGTATCCAGTGGTGAGCCGATGGACAAGGCGGGCGCTTATGCGATACAGGGCCGCGGCGCGGTGCTGATCGAGTCTATATGCGGCTGCTACTTTAACGTTGTCGGGCTTCCTGTCCACAAGCTGAGCATGATCCTCAATGAGCTTGGTATTCCGCCATTGACCTGCTGACCGGGGCAAGTAAGAGTTCACTCTTGACTGGAACGCGGGATTTCCACCGAGCCTATCTGTATATACTCCCATAAAACTGATCAGCTTCCAAGTAACCTGGCGTCTGCCTTGCACCACCTGCTATAATATATAGGGCAATCTCAGGCAGGAGGCTTATGTGAAGACCCGATATAAATTCGTATTGTCGGCAATAGCCGTTCTGGCCGTTTTTATAGTGGCAGGCTGTGGCCACAAAACAGGAATGTATGCCGGTAAGATGCAGGTTGCGGCCAGCATCGGGCCGCTGGGGAATTTCGCGAAAGAGGTAGGCGGAGACTTGGTCGACGTCCATATACTTGTCCAGCCGGGAGCCAGCCCTCACACATACCAGCTCACAACCGACCAGATGGAGATGCTCAGCAAAGCGTCTGTGCTCGTACTGAATGGCGTCAGTCTCGAGTTCTGGGCTGACAAGGCTATTGATGCAGCCGATAACCCGAAGATGGTCGTTGTTAAAACGGCAGATGGGCTGCCGATCATAGACTCAGCAGAAGACCTTGACCACCCAGGCGGCAATCCGCATGTATGGCTTGACCCGATATGCGCGGTCCACCAGGTGAAAATGATACGAGACGCATTTATAAAAGCAGATCCAAAGCATGCAAAGCAATACAAAGCGAATTCGGCTCAATATATAGGCAAGCTCATGCAGCTTGATAAAGACATTAAGCGGCGAGTAAAGACTTTCAAATCAAAAGATTTTATAACGTTTCACCCTGCATGGATATACTTCGCCAGGCAATATGGACTCAACCAGGCGGCGGTAATTGAAGAGACTCCGGGCAAGGAACCGTCGCCGTCGGAGTTGGGTGACATAGTCAAGGTCTGTGCAAGAATTAAGGCAAAAGCTATATTTGCTGAGCCGCAATTTTCTCCAAAGGCCGCCCAAGTGATAGCCGACGAATGCGGTGCGCGGGTTTTAATGCTCGATCCGATGGGCAAAGCGCCTGACTATGACTACATAAAGACCATGCTTGCTAACCTCGATCATATGACAAAGGCGCTGGGCCAAAAATGAGTGATTTCAAACATGCCGTCGAACTGACGGATATTACTGTTAAACATAACGATATAGCTATCATCGACAATGTGTCTCTGACTATAAACAAGGGCAATTTCTCAGCAATAATCGGGCCTAACGGCGCGGGCAAGACAACGCTGATCAAAGTCATCCTGGGCCTTATCAAACCCGACTTGGGGACTGTAAAAATTTTCGACAGGCCGCTGGACCAGTTGGGCGAACTGCGCTCCAAGATAGGCTATGTGCCTCAGATATTTACTGTCGACATAAAATTCCCGATTACAGTCTTCGAGACTGTGCTGATGGGTATGTACGGCAGACTAGGCATAGGCCGACGTGTAGGACGTTCGGAGCGTGAAGCCGCATATGCCGCGATGGAAAAAGTCGGGATAACCGATCTTAAGAACAGACCCATCGCCAGACTTTCCGGCGGGCAGAGGCAGCGCGTATTTATCGCAAGAGCGCTCGCAAATAACCCCGATTTACTGGTCCTCGATGAGCCGACCACAGGTGTAGATATAGCCGCTACAGGGAGTCTTTATACACTACTGCATGAGCTTAAAAGTGAGGGTGTCACGGTGCTGCTCGTCTCGCACGACGTTGGAGTTGTGGCAAAATATATAGACACACTGGCATGTCTTAACAGATCGCTGGTTGCGCACTGTAGGCCCGGTGAAGTCGAGTGTACTGATGCTCTCAAGACAATGTACGGCTGTGACGTAGCATATCTTCACCATGGCGACGCGCCGCACATTGTAGTGGAGGAGCACGAATGATAGACATACTCAACTACTCTTTTATGCAGCGCGCAATGATCGCCGGAACGCTCATAGGGGCGTTGTGCGCGGTTGTCGGGGTCTATGTAATCCTGCGTGGAATGGCATTCATGGGTTCGGGAATTGCTCACAGCTCGCTCGGCGGGGTAGCTATAGGAATCCTTTTCGGGGTCAACCCTATCTGGAGCGCAGTCGTCTTTTCAGTGCTTGCGGGGTGGGGAATCGCAGCGGCGTCGCGCAAGGGGCATGTCAAGGAAGACACGGCAATCGGCATCATGTTCGTCTCGGGAATGGCGCTGGGGATTCTCATAATCGGGCTGACACACAGCTATCAGGTCGATCTCTTGAGCTATCTGTTCGGCAGCATTACTGCAGTGACTGTGCAGGATGTCTGGACGACAGTCGTAATCACAGTGCTCGTGCTCGGTTGTGTGTTCGTGCTGTATAAGGACCTCATGTTCGTAATATTTGATCCTGAGATGGCAGAGGTGACGGGCATGCCCGCCGGAAAGCTGTATTATCTGCTGATAACCATGATTGCTCTCACGGTGGTCATGTCTATCAAGGTGGTGGGAATAGTGCTGGTCTCAGCGCTGATAGTGACCCCCGCTGCCGCGGCCTATCAGTTGACCGAGAGTTTTAAGAAAATGATGGCTCTTGCGGTAGTGTTCGGGATCGGTTCGACAATCGGTGGATTGTTGATTTCCGATTGGCTGGCAATTGCGCCGGGCGCATCGATTGTCCTGCTTGCCACGCTTGCATTCGTTGTGTCCGCCGCATTCTCTCCGAGGCGCAGAAGGAAGTAACTGGTAGCGGAGGCATTATATTCCGCTAAAGAAGTCGTCTTTATCTATTCCGAATCTTCTTAGGCAAGCAAGTAATAAACCTGTTCCGATGGGTGTGCCTTTGCCATGATTTGTCAATGTAAATATGGGGCCTTTCATGGATCCCGGTTCATTTGGTCTATAGATGACAACTTCGCTGCCCTTACCGCGAGCCGGTTTCGGATGTTCTATTACTCCGTAGTCCTTCAATCGTGCAAGAAACTCGCGTAACTTGAGCGATTTAGGCATAGCAGAGCTGATCAACCTCTACTTTGCTGAATTTGTGTCCGCAATTATCAAAGACTCTATGTTTAATAGTATTACGAGTACACTGGGACATCCTCGCTTGTATCGCACCAAGCTTTTCCCAAACTTCTTTTGGAGCCGGGAAGAATAGATTTTCCATGTTGTCATTTTCAATACATGTTCGCACATGCACATCAATGACATTCATGATTTCATGACAGGCCTGCTCCAACGTTTCGCCTTCGGCAACCAAATCCAGTTCCAGGCAGTGAGCCAAATATGTTCCGTCAGCTTGGCCCTCAACGAGTACATTGAACCTTAGTTTCAATGTGTCATTCGATGGGGTTTCCATTTCTTTCCTCCAATGCTGTCAATCTAGCTCGCACATTCATAATATCACATGTATACTAGTTGTCAACACTCATCAGTTTTCTTATACCCATTTACGAGCATATGCCCCCAGGCGTTTACCTGGAGGCATACAAAAGGCTTCTTTTATCTCCTGTTTACTTTGTTTATTATCTCTCTACATAACCCGATGTAATGGCGGTGCGGAATGCTTCGACAATTGCCGGGTCGAATTGAGTGCCGGCGCATGCTTCGAGTTCGCAAAGCGCAGATTCCTGGTCCATCGCATCGCGCCAGGGGACATCCGACGTGAGTATGTCGAATGCTTCTGCAACTGAAATAATACGGGAGCCGAGAGGAATATCTTTACCGCAAAGGCCATCGGGATAACCCCTGCCGTCAAAGCGTTCATGGTGGTGCTTGATAAGTGGAACGGCAAACTCTAGGCCGTCTACCTTCTCCAAAATCCGGATCGCTATGGTGGAATGCTGCTTCATTATGGCAAACTCATCATTGTTGAGCTTGCCGATTTTGTTGATGATCTTCCGTGATATCGCTACTTTGCCTATATCGTGAAGACCGGCGGCATATTTCAGATCTGTGATCTCATCACATGTCAGTCCCAATACCTTTCCTATTGCCGCACTATATCGAGTCACCCTTTGAGAGTGCCCCTCTGCAGTTCTGTCACGCTGCCCTGCGGCAGCAACAAGCGCATCTATCGTCTGTTCGTAAACTCGATGCAACCCGCCTCGACCCGCGCGCTCGATGCCCATTACATCCTCCATGATATGACTGAGACTCCTTATTTGAGCCGTTTGATACAGTCTAAGATGTCTAAGACTTCTTGCTTTGTTACAGTGCGCATATCAAGGAGAAACCACTCTTGTGTTATCCGTCCGAAGACCGGTTGCTCGTTTCCTCGAAAATGCTCACCCAAATCTTCGGCAGATAAGCAGCCGCTCTTCAGAGCAACTGCGCGGCTTTCAATATTTTGTCCGGGGAGTGACCCGCCCCCGATCTCAGAGAATACCGGCCGGACTTTCGTAGCAAGATCGGGTATATGCAGCGAGTTGATCCGGCGCGCCAGTCGGTTTGCCTGTGAAGTTATCTCATCGAGGGGTCGGCTGATTGCGGCAAGTGTCGGGATTTGAGACCATGGGTCGCCATAACGATACACTCTAAGCGTGGATTCGAGTGCGGCCAGCGTAAGTTTATCCGCTCTCAATGCGCGGGCAAGCGGGTTTTGTCGGCACTCATCAATTACTTCTTTCTTTCCGACCAATATCCCGGCCTGCGGACCGCCGAGGAGCTTATCACCGCTGAAGCAGACTAAAGACGCGCCCGACTTGACACTATCCTGCACAGTCGGCTCATAGTCCAGACCGAATTTGGATATGTCGACAAGAGCGCCGCTGCCCAGATCGTCCATTATGGGGATATGCCTGCTCTGTGCCAGATTAACCAGTTCTTCAAGACTCGTATCCTCAACGAAACCGCTGACCTTGAAGTTGCTCGGGTGGCAGCGCA encodes:
- a CDS encoding Maf family protein, translating into MPRHDVILASASPRREELLGLIFKEFWVMPSEFDESTVPHDLPPNEQVMYSSLMKARDVAAKNPKSLVIAADTIVVVDETILGKPCDRADAARMLKLLRGRTHQVYTGIAIVYCGDEHNAFECTDVTFSNLSDEVISRYVSSGEPMDKAGAYAIQGRGAVLIESICGCYFNVVGLPVHKLSMILNELGIPPLTC
- a CDS encoding metal ABC transporter substrate-binding protein; translated protein: MKTRYKFVLSAIAVLAVFIVAGCGHKTGMYAGKMQVAASIGPLGNFAKEVGGDLVDVHILVQPGASPHTYQLTTDQMEMLSKASVLVLNGVSLEFWADKAIDAADNPKMVVVKTADGLPIIDSAEDLDHPGGNPHVWLDPICAVHQVKMIRDAFIKADPKHAKQYKANSAQYIGKLMQLDKDIKRRVKTFKSKDFITFHPAWIYFARQYGLNQAAVIEETPGKEPSPSELGDIVKVCARIKAKAIFAEPQFSPKAAQVIADECGARVLMLDPMGKAPDYDYIKTMLANLDHMTKALGQK
- a CDS encoding metal ABC transporter ATP-binding protein — protein: MSDFKHAVELTDITVKHNDIAIIDNVSLTINKGNFSAIIGPNGAGKTTLIKVILGLIKPDLGTVKIFDRPLDQLGELRSKIGYVPQIFTVDIKFPITVFETVLMGMYGRLGIGRRVGRSEREAAYAAMEKVGITDLKNRPIARLSGGQRQRVFIARALANNPDLLVLDEPTTGVDIAATGSLYTLLHELKSEGVTVLLVSHDVGVVAKYIDTLACLNRSLVAHCRPGEVECTDALKTMYGCDVAYLHHGDAPHIVVEEHE
- a CDS encoding metal ABC transporter permease, whose protein sequence is MIDILNYSFMQRAMIAGTLIGALCAVVGVYVILRGMAFMGSGIAHSSLGGVAIGILFGVNPIWSAVVFSVLAGWGIAAASRKGHVKEDTAIGIMFVSGMALGILIIGLTHSYQVDLLSYLFGSITAVTVQDVWTTVVITVLVLGCVFVLYKDLMFVIFDPEMAEVTGMPAGKLYYLLITMIALTVVMSIKVVGIVLVSALIVTPAAAAYQLTESFKKMMALAVVFGIGSTIGGLLISDWLAIAPGASIVLLATLAFVVSAAFSPRRRRK
- a CDS encoding HD domain-containing phosphohydrolase → MGIERAGRGGLHRVYEQTIDALVAAAGQRDRTAEGHSQRVTRYSAAIGKVLGLTCDEITDLKYAAGLHDIGKVAISRKIINKIGKLNNDEFAIMKQHSTIAIRILEKVDGLEFAVPLIKHHHERFDGRGYPDGLCGKDIPLGSRIISVAEAFDILTSDVPWRDAMDQESALCELEACAGTQFDPAIVEAFRTAITSGYVER
- the selA gene encoding L-seryl-tRNA(Sec) selenium transferase, with protein sequence MKKTDASDQYRKLPSVDEMLRNERAASLLNNHSRTVVTEAFRNVLENARHNIACGASAPDSIELFEQSKIEVDKLTRHSLCRAINATGVILHTNLGRSTLCLDAVSSVNEIAQSHCTLEIDIESGKRGSRQTHVSNLLTELTGAQSALAVNNNAAAVLLAVNTLAQCRSVIISRGQLVEIGGSFRMPDIIRRAGARLVEVGTTNRTRISDYEEAITDETALILRCHPSNFKVSGFVEDTSLEELVNLAQSRHIPIMDDLGSGALVDISKFGLDYEPTVQDSVKSGASLVCFSGDKLLGGPQAGILVGKKEVIDECRQNPLARALRADKLTLAALESTLRVYRYGDPWSQIPTLAAISRPLDEITSQANRLARRINSLHIPDLATKVRPVFSEIGGGSLPGQNIESRAVALKSGCLSAEDLGEHFRGNEQPVFGRITQEWFLLDMRTVTKQEVLDILDCIKRLK